In a genomic window of Streptomyces pristinaespiralis:
- a CDS encoding DUF397 domain-containing protein yields the protein MAESTTTTTTHKFSGWEKPDLDLSNADWRSGTQGTGDVQIAFVEGFIAMRNGGRPENPSLIFTPAEWRAFVLNARDGEFDLT from the coding sequence GTGGCCGAGAGCACCACCACTACCACCACGCACAAGTTTTCGGGGTGGGAGAAGCCGGACCTGGACCTGAGCAACGCGGACTGGCGATCTGGGACGCAGGGGACCGGGGACGTGCAGATCGCGTTCGTCGAAGGGTTCATCGCGATGCGTAACGGCGGCCGCCCGGAGAACCCGTCGCTGATCTTCACCCCGGCCGAGTGGCGTGCCTTCGTGCTGAACGCCAGGGACGGCGAGTTCGACCTCACCTGA
- a CDS encoding glycosyltransferase family protein — protein MSFLRRRSAATPAGPDFDVLAMDPGDWPGNLGAGLLPAPDGSCQGVFLRYDLFGGRGPAMIIGNLPEGSPAREVEEGEIPFEVGQLLIALENDEPVHVTGVEDTPVMQGDNLLIVRRLKLSESRISCVQFDRSDNVLVTIASWDRPITDDLYALLKPLPAELFQQG, from the coding sequence ATGTCCTTCCTCCGCCGCCGCAGCGCCGCCACACCCGCGGGCCCGGACTTCGATGTCCTGGCCATGGACCCGGGCGACTGGCCCGGAAATCTGGGCGCCGGCCTGCTGCCCGCGCCGGACGGAAGCTGCCAGGGGGTCTTCCTGCGCTACGACCTGTTCGGCGGCCGCGGACCCGCGATGATCATCGGCAACCTGCCCGAGGGATCGCCCGCCCGTGAGGTGGAGGAGGGCGAGATCCCCTTCGAGGTCGGCCAGCTCCTCATCGCTCTGGAGAACGACGAGCCGGTCCATGTCACCGGCGTCGAGGACACTCCGGTCATGCAGGGGGACAACCTGCTGATCGTGCGCCGGCTGAAGCTGTCGGAAAGCCGCATCTCCTGCGTCCAGTTCGACCGCAGCGACAATGTGCTCGTCACGATCGCCAGCTGGGACCGGCCCATCACCGATGATCTCTACGCGCTGCTCAAGCCGCTGCCGGCGGAGCTCTTCCAGCAGGGCTGA
- a CDS encoding terpene synthase family protein: MAQPFVLPDFYVPYPARLNPHVEEARRHTRKWARRMGMLEGSGIWEESDLEAHDYALLCAYTHPDCDAQALGLVTDWYVWVFFFDDHFLEVFKRSQDLAGAKAYLGRLPAFMPMDLSQGTPEPTNPVEAGLADLWERTVPSMSPAWRARFAESTKNLLDESMWELANIDAGRVANPLEYIEMRRKVGGAPWSAGLVEYAAGAEVPEQVAMTRPLRVLRDSFSDAVHLRNDLFSYQREVEDEGENSNGVLVLERFLGCTTQEAADAVNDLLTSRVQQFENTALTEVPALCLDKGLTPQECTAIAAYTKGLQDWQSGGHEWHMRSSRYMNDGVGEAVGPSSVAGVWGTSALDIRTLFGRPAAARLRTLTHRPRQVGPSLLPDFALPFPLTLSPHLDDARRKSVDWAGRMGLLNDIWDEAKIKGFDLALCAAGLDPDATPEELELSAEWLTWGTYGDDYYPVVFGAPRDLAGARLCNDRLKACMPVDAPEAGAAVAVAPMERSLADLWARTAGPMSAEARGSLRAAVDVMLDSWLWELHNQAQHRVPDPVDYIEMRRFTFGSDMTMSLCRLRHEGELPAELYASGPVRALENAAMDYACLLNDLFSYQKEVEYEGEIHNAVLVVQTFFDCDYPTGFAMTADLMHSRLEQFLHVKEHELPVVCDEFGLGENGRAALATYVRELEDWLAGILNWHRRVRRYKEEDLRGGAAPWRLGAPTGLGTSAARISLPAQRSAIRV, encoded by the coding sequence ATGGCACAGCCCTTCGTACTGCCGGACTTCTACGTCCCGTATCCGGCCCGCCTCAATCCGCATGTCGAGGAGGCACGGCGGCACACCAGGAAATGGGCCCGGCGGATGGGGATGCTGGAGGGGTCCGGGATCTGGGAGGAGAGCGACCTCGAGGCCCACGACTACGCCCTGTTGTGCGCGTACACGCACCCGGACTGCGATGCTCAGGCCCTCGGTCTCGTCACCGACTGGTACGTGTGGGTGTTCTTCTTCGACGATCACTTCCTGGAGGTCTTCAAGCGCAGTCAGGACCTCGCCGGCGCCAAGGCGTATCTGGGCCGGCTGCCGGCCTTCATGCCGATGGACCTGTCCCAGGGGACACCGGAGCCGACGAACCCGGTCGAGGCGGGTCTCGCCGATCTCTGGGAGCGGACGGTGCCGAGCATGTCCCCCGCCTGGCGGGCCCGCTTCGCCGAGTCCACGAAGAACCTGCTCGACGAGTCGATGTGGGAGCTGGCCAACATCGACGCCGGCCGGGTCGCCAACCCGCTCGAGTACATCGAGATGCGCCGGAAGGTCGGCGGCGCCCCCTGGTCCGCCGGTCTGGTGGAGTACGCGGCCGGGGCGGAGGTGCCGGAACAGGTCGCCATGACGCGCCCGTTGCGGGTGCTGCGCGACTCCTTCTCCGACGCGGTGCACCTGCGCAACGACCTTTTCTCGTACCAGCGCGAGGTGGAGGACGAGGGCGAGAACAGCAACGGCGTGCTGGTGCTGGAGCGCTTCCTCGGCTGCACGACGCAGGAGGCGGCGGACGCGGTGAACGACCTGCTGACCTCGCGGGTCCAGCAGTTCGAGAACACCGCGCTCACCGAAGTGCCCGCGCTCTGTCTGGACAAGGGCCTCACCCCGCAGGAGTGCACCGCGATCGCCGCCTACACCAAGGGCCTTCAGGACTGGCAGTCCGGCGGTCACGAATGGCACATGCGCTCCAGCCGGTACATGAACGACGGCGTGGGCGAGGCGGTCGGACCGTCGTCCGTCGCCGGGGTGTGGGGGACGTCGGCGCTCGACATCCGGACGCTGTTCGGCCGCCCGGCGGCAGCACGGCTGCGCACGCTGACGCACCGGCCGCGGCAGGTGGGGCCCTCCCTGCTCCCCGACTTCGCCCTGCCGTTCCCCCTCACCCTCAGCCCTCACCTGGACGACGCCCGCAGGAAGTCGGTCGACTGGGCCGGGCGCATGGGCCTGCTGAACGACATCTGGGACGAGGCCAAGATCAAGGGTTTCGACCTGGCGCTCTGCGCTGCGGGGCTCGACCCCGACGCCACGCCGGAGGAGCTGGAGCTCAGCGCGGAGTGGCTGACCTGGGGGACGTACGGCGACGACTACTACCCGGTGGTCTTCGGAGCGCCCCGTGATCTCGCCGGGGCCAGGCTCTGCAACGACCGGCTGAAGGCCTGCATGCCGGTGGACGCCCCGGAGGCGGGCGCCGCCGTCGCGGTGGCCCCGATGGAGCGCAGTCTCGCCGATCTGTGGGCGCGTACCGCCGGGCCGATGTCGGCGGAGGCCCGCGGGTCCCTGCGCGCGGCCGTGGACGTCATGCTGGACAGCTGGCTGTGGGAGCTGCACAACCAGGCGCAGCACCGGGTCCCCGATCCGGTCGACTACATCGAGATGCGCCGTTTCACGTTCGGTTCGGACATGACCATGAGCCTGTGCAGGCTGCGCCACGAGGGCGAGTTGCCGGCCGAGCTGTACGCGAGCGGCCCGGTGCGCGCCCTGGAGAACGCGGCCATGGACTACGCCTGCCTGCTCAACGACCTGTTCTCGTACCAGAAGGAGGTCGAGTACGAGGGCGAGATCCACAACGCGGTACTGGTGGTGCAGACGTTCTTCGACTGCGACTACCCCACGGGTTTCGCGATGACGGCCGATCTCATGCACTCCCGGCTGGAGCAGTTCCTCCATGTGAAGGAGCATGAACTGCCCGTGGTGTGCGACGAGTTCGGTCTCGGCGAGAACGGCAGGGCGGCACTCGCCACGTATGTGCGCGAGCTCGAGGACTGGCTCGCCGGCATTCTCAACTGGCACCGGAGGGTGCGGCGTTACAAGGAGGAGGATCTGCGGGGCGGCGCTGCCCCGTGGCGGCTGGGTGCGCCGACGGGGCTCGGCACGTCCGCCGCCCGGATCTCGTTGCCGGCCCAGCGGTCGGCGATCAGGGTGTAG
- a CDS encoding N-acetylmuramoyl-L-alanine amidase: MTAGGAVACAALLLPLLSAGPSATAERAPADSLQGTFAAAAAEYGVPKSVLLGVSYLQSRWDAHGGAASVTGGYGPMHLTDARTAIAEAPHHSHGAEDARGDDARPARSVVEAALPDPGELPPRLRTLERAAEVSGIDADRLRDSVAANVRGGAALLAQAQRELGGPAGADPEDWYGAVARYSGADDVATATTYADDVFDVIRTGQSRTTDSGQRVELEPDPAVSPDRTQVRRLGLRTADTGRTECPPTVACEWIPAPYEEFGAGDYGNHDQANRPASQSVDYIVVHDTEASWDTTLQLVQNPQYVSWQYSLRSSDGHIAQHVPLEDVAWHAGNWFVNAKSVGLEHEGFLVSPDAWYTEAMYRTSARLVRYLAKRYDIPLDRQHILGHDNVPGTTTATIRGMHTDPGPYWDWAHYFKLLGRPFTPSAGPDSSVVTIRPEYTRHQPLYTGCVKAGEACAPHGSGAVRLHTAPSESAPLVKDIGLRPGGQDSTTGVNDTGARASTGQQYAVAERRGDWTAIWYLGQKAWFHDPRTQPVAVGARERVLTPKDTLAEVPVYGRAYPEASAYPAGVPVQAVSPLPYKLLAGQKYVVGDRVPGEYLYATTFDTAGHKVVRGEEMYYEIQFGHRVAFVKASDVRVLS; the protein is encoded by the coding sequence CTGACGGCAGGTGGCGCGGTGGCGTGTGCCGCCCTGCTGCTGCCGCTGCTGTCGGCGGGTCCGTCCGCGACCGCCGAACGCGCGCCGGCGGATTCGTTGCAGGGGACCTTCGCCGCCGCGGCAGCCGAGTACGGGGTGCCAAAGAGCGTGCTGCTCGGCGTCTCGTACCTGCAGTCCCGCTGGGACGCGCACGGCGGCGCGGCGAGTGTCACCGGCGGCTACGGTCCGATGCATCTGACGGACGCGCGGACCGCGATCGCCGAGGCGCCCCATCATTCGCACGGGGCCGAGGACGCCCGCGGGGACGATGCCCGCCCGGCCCGTTCCGTCGTCGAGGCGGCGCTGCCCGATCCCGGTGAACTGCCGCCGCGGCTGCGGACGCTGGAGCGTGCGGCCGAGGTGTCGGGCATCGACGCGGACCGGTTGCGTGACAGCGTCGCGGCCAATGTGCGGGGCGGTGCGGCCCTGCTCGCGCAGGCCCAGCGGGAGCTGGGCGGGCCGGCCGGCGCGGATCCCGAGGACTGGTACGGCGCCGTGGCGCGGTACTCCGGCGCGGACGACGTGGCGACGGCGACGACGTACGCGGACGATGTCTTCGACGTCATCCGCACGGGCCAGTCCCGTACGACGGACAGCGGTCAGCGGGTGGAGCTCGAGCCGGACCCGGCCGTGTCACCGGACCGGACGCAGGTGCGACGGCTCGGCCTGCGCACCGCCGACACCGGCCGCACGGAATGCCCGCCGACGGTGGCGTGCGAGTGGATCCCGGCCCCGTACGAGGAGTTCGGCGCCGGCGACTACGGCAACCACGACCAGGCGAACCGGCCGGCGTCCCAGTCGGTGGACTACATCGTCGTCCATGACACAGAGGCGTCCTGGGACACCACCTTGCAGCTGGTGCAGAACCCTCAGTACGTCTCGTGGCAGTACTCGCTGCGCTCGTCCGACGGGCACATCGCGCAGCATGTGCCGCTCGAGGACGTCGCCTGGCACGCCGGCAACTGGTTCGTCAACGCCAAGTCGGTGGGTCTGGAGCACGAGGGCTTCCTTGTCTCTCCCGACGCCTGGTACACCGAGGCGATGTACCGCACGTCGGCGCGCCTCGTGCGGTACCTGGCCAAGCGGTACGACATCCCGCTGGACCGGCAGCACATCCTCGGTCACGACAACGTCCCGGGTACGACGACGGCGACGATCCGCGGGATGCACACGGACCCGGGGCCGTACTGGGACTGGGCGCACTACTTCAAGCTGCTCGGCCGGCCGTTCACGCCGTCCGCCGGGCCGGACAGTTCCGTGGTCACGATCCGTCCCGAGTACACCCGGCACCAGCCGCTCTACACCGGCTGTGTGAAGGCCGGGGAGGCGTGCGCGCCGCACGGCTCCGGCGCGGTGCGGCTGCACACGGCGCCGAGCGAGAGCGCACCGCTGGTCAAGGACATCGGTCTGCGGCCCGGCGGGCAGGACTCGACGACCGGGGTGAACGACACGGGGGCGCGCGCCTCGACGGGTCAGCAGTACGCGGTGGCCGAGCGCCGGGGTGACTGGACGGCGATCTGGTACCTCGGCCAGAAGGCCTGGTTCCACGACCCGCGGACACAGCCGGTGGCGGTGGGTGCGCGGGAGCGGGTGCTGACGCCGAAGGACACTCTCGCCGAAGTGCCGGTGTACGGCAGGGCGTATCCCGAGGCCTCGGCCTATCCGGCCGGGGTTCCGGTGCAGGCGGTCTCACCGCTGCCGTACAAGCTGCTCGCGGGCCAGAAGTACGTGGTCGGCGACCGGGTCCCCGGGGAGTACCTGTACGCGACGACGTTCGACACGGCGGGCCACAAGGTGGTCCGGGGTGAAGAGATGTACTACGAGATCCAGTTCGGGCACCGGGTCGCCTTCGTGAAGGCGTCCGACGTGCGGGTGCTGAGCTAG
- a CDS encoding VOC family protein yields the protein MTTQKTSVLVLDAAEPMELAEFYAGLFGAEVHVGSDPDFVEVVGHDGVHLAMRRDHGYAPPSWPRPEDSQQSHLRILVARDDLDEAEREAVGLGARPVDTNNRRGPHEERIFADPAGHSFSLAVSPVIEPRTTGQGRRHGVPVPGRENFG from the coding sequence ATGACCACCCAGAAGACCAGCGTTCTCGTCCTCGACGCCGCCGAACCGATGGAACTGGCGGAGTTCTACGCAGGGTTGTTCGGCGCGGAGGTACACGTCGGCAGCGATCCCGACTTCGTGGAGGTCGTCGGCCACGACGGAGTGCACCTGGCGATGCGCCGCGACCACGGCTACGCCCCGCCGAGCTGGCCGCGGCCCGAGGACTCCCAGCAGTCGCACCTGCGCATCCTGGTCGCCCGCGACGACCTGGACGAGGCGGAGCGGGAGGCGGTCGGCCTCGGGGCCCGGCCGGTCGACACCAACAACCGGCGCGGGCCTCACGAGGAGCGCATCTTCGCCGATCCGGCGGGTCACTCCTTCTCCCTGGCGGTGTCCCCGGTCATCGAGCCACGAACCACGGGGCAGGGCCGACGGCATGGCGTACCGGTCCCCGGGCGCGAGAACTTCGGTTAG
- a CDS encoding aminoglycoside phosphotransferase family protein, translating into MYTASSSVSAPPRLQQRNAFPAGAGPYLDRADPGRARRTTAGATGRPLSGRIDLSGPQGAQLRKAVASVHRICPEFNPVQVLRRSGRSVLIVGTTGRTTAVAKCLLDHSPAWAERLRHEIASYRAFVRHRPPVRVPRLIAADPENCTLVIERMPGRAAALTRHPVEAPPRADLRAALGAVVRLNSWRPPAGMFDAPLDYGSRISRYHELGLFTDRDLGDLQKLLHGLAQAGGRHGMGQFCHGDALLSNILLSPTGPVLVDWEHAGWYLPGYDLATLWAVLGDAPAARRQISQLAQQAGTAARDAFLVNLMLVLTREIRTYETAVQRTMREAPPVVGAQAQAAGPTAGEEQRLLLRRLHDDCAMARRAVRAAVGTR; encoded by the coding sequence ATGTACACAGCATCGTCCTCCGTGTCCGCTCCGCCCCGGCTGCAGCAGCGCAACGCCTTCCCCGCCGGTGCCGGTCCGTATCTCGACCGCGCCGACCCCGGTCGGGCACGCAGGACGACGGCCGGTGCGACGGGCCGGCCCCTCAGCGGGAGAATCGACCTGTCCGGCCCGCAGGGCGCGCAGCTGCGCAAGGCTGTCGCGTCGGTGCACCGGATCTGCCCCGAGTTCAATCCCGTGCAGGTGCTCCGCCGCAGCGGACGGTCCGTACTGATCGTCGGAACGACGGGGCGCACGACGGCGGTCGCCAAGTGCTTACTGGACCACTCGCCGGCGTGGGCCGAGCGGCTCCGGCACGAAATAGCTTCTTACCGCGCCTTCGTGCGGCACCGCCCACCGGTGCGGGTCCCGCGGCTCATCGCCGCGGATCCGGAGAACTGCACCCTGGTGATCGAGCGGATGCCCGGAAGGGCCGCGGCGCTGACCCGCCATCCGGTGGAGGCCCCCCCGCGCGCGGATCTGCGCGCCGCGCTGGGAGCGGTGGTGCGGCTCAACAGCTGGCGTCCGCCGGCCGGGATGTTCGACGCCCCGCTGGACTACGGTTCGCGGATCTCGCGCTACCACGAGCTGGGGCTGTTCACCGACCGCGACCTCGGAGACCTGCAGAAGCTGTTGCACGGTCTGGCGCAGGCCGGCGGCCGGCACGGGATGGGGCAGTTCTGTCACGGCGACGCGTTGCTCTCCAACATCCTGCTGTCGCCGACCGGTCCGGTGCTGGTCGACTGGGAGCACGCCGGCTGGTACCTGCCCGGCTACGACCTGGCGACGTTGTGGGCGGTGCTGGGCGACGCCCCGGCGGCCCGGCGGCAGATCAGCCAGCTCGCCCAGCAGGCGGGCACGGCGGCCCGGGACGCGTTCCTGGTCAACCTGATGCTGGTGCTGACCCGGGAGATCCGTACGTACGAGACCGCCGTGCAGCGCACGATGCGGGAGGCGCCGCCGGTGGTGGGTGCCCAGGCGCAGGCCGCGGGCCCGACGGCCGGTGAGGAACAGCGGCTGCTGCTGAGGCGGCTGCACGATGACTGCGCAATGGCCCGCAGGGCCGTGCGCGCGGCGGTCGGCACCCGCTGA
- a CDS encoding DNA-binding protein NsdB codes for MSREPNTRLCDLFGLAGWSKGELARLVNRQAAAMGHPQLATDTSRVRRWIDLGETPRDPVPKVLAALFTERLGRVVTIEDLGFARSGRAGRRRDVKGAENPDGLPWAPDRTAAVLTEFTGMDLMLNRRGLVGAGAALAAGSALSSAMHDWLKTDPAISQDAARTSDVLHADPAGYDRYEAAPIGSQEIEALERSVEVFRAWIAARGGGLQRKAVVGQLNEVGGMLAYRHPDHLQRRLWGVAANLAVLAGWMSHDVGLEPTAQKYFVIAAHAAREGGDRPRAGEALSRAARQMVHLGRPDDALDLMKLAKSGSGEQTLPRTRAMLHTIEAWAQASMGQGQAMRRTLGEAEELFVSDKGDVPPPSWMQMFDEADLHGMQALAYRTLADHEPSAAAVAQNHAKQALQLREGGRQRSKIFDYISLASACFIADDPEQADRYARLALVSMGETSSHRTWDRLREMYRLTGQYAGYAKIEDLREEIEIAMPGSLSAKPKLKGI; via the coding sequence GTGAGCAGAGAACCCAACACCCGCCTGTGCGACCTGTTCGGCCTGGCCGGCTGGTCCAAGGGGGAGCTGGCAAGGCTCGTGAACCGGCAGGCGGCGGCCATGGGCCATCCGCAGCTGGCGACCGACACCTCGCGGGTCCGGCGCTGGATCGACCTGGGGGAGACCCCGCGCGATCCCGTGCCCAAGGTGCTGGCAGCTCTGTTCACCGAGCGACTCGGTCGTGTCGTGACCATCGAGGACCTCGGGTTCGCACGGAGCGGGCGAGCGGGTAGGCGGCGGGACGTCAAGGGAGCAGAGAACCCTGACGGCCTGCCGTGGGCGCCCGACCGGACGGCGGCGGTCCTCACCGAATTCACGGGAATGGACCTCATGCTCAACCGACGCGGCCTGGTGGGCGCGGGCGCGGCGCTTGCCGCGGGCTCAGCACTCAGCAGCGCCATGCACGACTGGCTCAAGACCGACCCGGCGATCTCCCAGGACGCCGCACGCACCTCCGATGTTCTGCACGCCGACCCCGCTGGGTACGACCGTTACGAGGCCGCCCCCATCGGGTCGCAGGAGATCGAGGCGCTGGAGCGTTCCGTAGAGGTGTTCCGCGCGTGGATCGCCGCCCGCGGTGGCGGTCTCCAGCGCAAGGCAGTGGTGGGACAGCTCAACGAGGTCGGCGGCATGCTCGCCTACCGTCACCCCGACCATCTGCAGCGGCGTCTGTGGGGCGTCGCGGCCAACCTCGCGGTACTGGCGGGCTGGATGTCCCACGACGTCGGTCTCGAACCCACCGCCCAGAAGTACTTCGTCATCGCGGCCCACGCGGCCCGCGAGGGCGGTGACCGCCCCCGCGCCGGAGAGGCCCTGTCCAGGGCGGCGCGCCAAATGGTCCATCTGGGCCGCCCCGACGACGCGCTCGACCTCATGAAGCTCGCCAAGTCGGGCTCGGGAGAGCAGACGCTGCCGCGCACCCGCGCGATGCTGCACACCATCGAGGCGTGGGCGCAGGCGTCCATGGGCCAGGGACAGGCCATGCGCCGCACCCTGGGCGAGGCGGAGGAGCTGTTCGTCTCCGACAAGGGCGATGTGCCGCCGCCGAGTTGGATGCAGATGTTCGACGAGGCCGATCTGCACGGCATGCAGGCGCTGGCGTATCGCACGCTGGCCGACCACGAGCCGTCGGCCGCGGCCGTCGCGCAGAACCACGCCAAGCAGGCTCTGCAACTGCGCGAGGGCGGCCGGCAGCGCTCGAAGATCTTCGACTACATCTCGCTGGCGTCCGCCTGCTTCATCGCCGACGACCCCGAACAGGCGGACCGTTACGCCAGGCTCGCGCTGGTGTCGATGGGGGAGACCTCCTCGCACCGGACATGGGACCGGCTCCGGGAGATGTACCGGCTGACCGGCCAGTACGCCGGCTACGCGAAGATCGAGGACCTCCGGGAGGAGATCGAGATCGCGATGCCGGGCAGCCTGTCGGCGAAGCCGAAGCTCAAGGGGATCTAG
- a CDS encoding PP2C family protein-serine/threonine phosphatase: MPSHVFADRPAEPPERGTVDALISRTRRLRGDVDAVRPDGAVTEDDPRGRWQRALCDLALHHLDDLGAHLDQLKQGLPPEAADSFADDLAEYEADSATGGSLLSRVGSAEWNLLTDEVSWSDELYRILGRDPRHGPMSLDELPSVVFAENQPMLTAMVTDCLVDGRPIDGEFRLVRPDGRLRTVHMMGEPVLDADGSTASMWAVLRDVSALRRSQRAVRESRDWVQRQQHMEQTERRLAAEMQEAVLPARSGPLVSPRDGRGSLDVAAHHLPSPLGAPIGRDWYDTLQLPDGGTLLSVGDLTGHGVGTTSAMAMLLGGLRGMAVAGIRPGPLMTHLNQLLDTSSHPALGSAVCCTYTPGTRTLSWAQAGHPSPLLFRAGTGTGEALTAPDGVLLGATSGAVYEQAEVTLRPGDVLVLHTDALTRTGTTTELGADRLTALAARFARATNAQECVRAVVEELGEQEREGDACVMVARVIA, encoded by the coding sequence ATGCCGTCCCATGTGTTCGCGGACCGTCCCGCAGAGCCGCCCGAGCGCGGAACCGTAGACGCACTGATCAGCCGGACGCGCAGACTTCGCGGAGACGTCGACGCCGTACGCCCTGACGGCGCGGTGACCGAGGACGACCCCCGCGGGCGCTGGCAGCGTGCCCTGTGCGATCTGGCGCTCCATCACCTCGACGACCTCGGGGCGCACTTGGACCAGTTGAAGCAAGGGCTGCCGCCCGAGGCCGCGGACTCCTTCGCCGACGATCTCGCCGAGTACGAGGCCGACAGCGCGACCGGCGGCTCGCTGCTGAGCCGGGTCGGCAGCGCGGAGTGGAATCTCCTCACCGACGAGGTCAGCTGGTCCGACGAGCTGTACCGGATCCTCGGACGCGATCCCCGCCACGGCCCCATGTCGCTGGACGAACTGCCGTCCGTCGTCTTCGCCGAAAACCAGCCGATGCTGACGGCGATGGTGACGGACTGTCTGGTGGACGGACGCCCCATCGACGGCGAGTTCCGGCTGGTACGTCCCGACGGCCGGCTGCGCACCGTGCACATGATGGGCGAGCCGGTCCTCGACGCCGACGGCTCCACCGCCTCGATGTGGGCCGTGCTGCGGGACGTCAGCGCGCTGCGCCGCAGCCAGCGTGCCGTCCGGGAGAGCCGTGACTGGGTGCAGCGGCAGCAGCACATGGAGCAGACGGAGCGCCGGCTCGCTGCCGAGATGCAGGAAGCGGTGCTCCCCGCCCGCAGCGGCCCGCTCGTGAGCCCGCGCGACGGCCGGGGCTCCCTGGACGTCGCGGCCCACCACCTCCCCTCCCCGCTCGGCGCCCCCATCGGCCGCGACTGGTACGACACCCTCCAACTGCCCGACGGCGGCACGCTGCTGAGCGTGGGCGACCTGACGGGGCACGGAGTGGGCACCACCTCCGCCATGGCGATGCTGCTGGGCGGGCTGCGTGGCATGGCGGTGGCCGGTATCCGGCCGGGGCCGCTCATGACGCACCTCAACCAACTGCTCGACACGTCCTCGCACCCCGCGCTGGGCAGCGCCGTGTGCTGCACGTACACCCCGGGGACCAGGACGCTCTCGTGGGCGCAGGCCGGCCACCCGTCCCCCCTGCTGTTCCGCGCGGGGACAGGGACGGGTGAGGCCTTGACGGCACCGGACGGTGTGCTGCTCGGCGCGACGAGCGGAGCGGTGTACGAGCAGGCCGAAGTGACCCTCCGGCCCGGCGATGTGCTGGTGCTGCACACCGACGCGCTGACCCGCACGGGCACGACGACCGAACTCGGCGCGGACCGGCTGACGGCACTGGCAGCGCGGTTCGCCCGGGCCACGAACGCCCAGGAATGCGTCCGTGCGGTCGTGGAGGAGCTCGGTGAGCAGGAACGAGAAGGGGACGCGTGTGTGATGGTGGCGAGGGTCATCGCCTGA